A region from the Rheinheimera mangrovi genome encodes:
- a CDS encoding NADP-dependent isocitrate dehydrogenase yields MTTSKIIYTITDEAPALATYSFLPVVEAFAKTADIEVETQDISLAGRILALFPEFLTEAQRQPDALTGLGELANTPEANIIKLPNISASIPQLVAAIKELQAKGYKLPDYSEDPKTAEEKEARSRYDKVKGSAVNPVLREGNSDRRAPASVKQYARKNPHSMGAWSKESKSHVAHMSAGDFYGSEKSVTIAEAGQVRIEHVAADGSVTVLKEKTAVKAGEIIDASSMSKKALRDFIAAEIADAKAKDVLLSVHLKATMMKVSDPILFGHVVTVFFKDVFEKHAATFAELGVDANNGLGDVYAKIAKLPADKKAEIEADIKAVYAKQPALAMVNSDKGITNLHVPSDVIIDASMPAAIRSSGQMWGPDGKLKDTKAIIPDRCYAGVYQETINFCREHGAFDPRTMGSVPNVGLMAQKAEEYGSHDKTFEIKVAGQVRVVDAAGTVLIQHNVEQGDIWRMCQAKDAPIQDWVKLAVNRARLSKTPAVFWLDKNRAHDAQLIAKVERYLKDHDTTGLDIQIMSPEEATRHTLKRIKEGLDTISVTGNVLRDYLTDLFPILELGTSAKMLSIVPLMNGGGLFETGAGGSAPKHVEQFVEENHLRWDSLGEFLALAASLEHLSQVTGNAKAQVLADALDQATAKFLDNDKSPTRKLGQLDNRGSHFYLAFYWAEALAAQSKDASLAAQFAPLAKALTENEAKIVQELNSVQGKAVDIGGYYKPDDALASKAMRPSDTFNQALAAL; encoded by the coding sequence ATGACCACCTCAAAAATTATCTACACTATTACGGACGAAGCCCCGGCACTGGCCACTTATTCTTTTTTACCTGTAGTTGAGGCTTTTGCCAAAACTGCGGATATCGAAGTTGAAACTCAGGATATTTCTCTGGCTGGCCGTATTCTTGCCTTGTTCCCTGAATTTCTGACCGAAGCACAGCGTCAGCCAGATGCCTTAACAGGTTTAGGCGAGCTGGCGAATACGCCTGAAGCCAATATCATCAAGCTGCCAAATATCAGTGCTTCTATTCCACAGTTAGTGGCTGCTATTAAAGAATTGCAAGCCAAAGGCTACAAACTGCCTGATTACTCGGAAGACCCAAAAACAGCGGAAGAAAAAGAAGCCCGCAGCCGTTACGACAAAGTTAAAGGCAGTGCGGTAAACCCTGTGCTGCGTGAAGGTAACTCAGACCGCCGTGCACCTGCTTCTGTTAAACAATATGCCCGTAAAAACCCACATTCTATGGGTGCATGGAGCAAAGAATCGAAATCTCATGTGGCTCATATGAGCGCTGGTGATTTCTACGGCAGCGAGAAGTCAGTCACTATCGCTGAAGCAGGCCAAGTGCGCATAGAGCATGTAGCTGCTGATGGTAGCGTGACAGTATTGAAAGAAAAAACTGCTGTAAAAGCTGGTGAAATCATTGATGCTTCTTCAATGAGCAAAAAAGCATTACGTGATTTTATTGCTGCAGAAATTGCAGATGCGAAAGCCAAAGATGTGCTGCTGTCAGTGCATTTAAAAGCCACCATGATGAAAGTGTCTGACCCTATTCTGTTTGGTCATGTGGTCACTGTGTTCTTCAAAGACGTGTTTGAAAAACATGCCGCCACTTTTGCTGAATTAGGTGTGGATGCAAACAACGGCTTAGGCGATGTGTACGCAAAAATCGCCAAGCTGCCAGCCGATAAAAAAGCTGAAATTGAAGCTGACATCAAAGCTGTGTATGCAAAACAACCAGCTTTGGCCATGGTGAATTCGGATAAAGGCATCACGAACCTGCATGTGCCAAGCGATGTGATTATCGACGCTTCTATGCCTGCGGCTATCCGTTCTTCTGGCCAGATGTGGGGCCCGGACGGCAAATTAAAAGACACCAAAGCTATTATTCCTGACCGTTGCTACGCCGGTGTGTATCAGGAAACTATCAATTTCTGCCGCGAACACGGTGCTTTTGACCCTCGTACTATGGGCTCAGTGCCAAACGTTGGTTTAATGGCGCAAAAAGCGGAAGAATACGGCTCACACGATAAGACCTTCGAAATTAAAGTTGCGGGTCAGGTGCGCGTTGTAGATGCTGCTGGTACTGTGCTGATTCAACACAATGTTGAGCAAGGCGATATCTGGCGTATGTGTCAGGCCAAAGATGCTCCAATCCAGGATTGGGTGAAACTTGCGGTCAACCGTGCCCGTTTAAGCAAAACTCCTGCGGTATTCTGGTTAGACAAAAACCGTGCTCACGATGCTCAGCTGATTGCTAAAGTAGAACGTTACTTAAAAGATCACGACACCACTGGTTTAGATATTCAGATCATGTCGCCGGAAGAGGCAACACGCCATACCTTAAAACGTATCAAAGAAGGTTTGGATACTATTTCTGTCACAGGCAACGTCTTACGTGACTACTTAACTGACTTATTCCCAATTCTGGAATTAGGTACTAGCGCGAAGATGTTGTCTATTGTACCTCTGATGAACGGTGGTGGTTTGTTTGAAACGGGCGCTGGTGGTTCTGCTCCTAAGCACGTTGAACAGTTTGTTGAAGAAAACCACTTACGTTGGGATTCGTTAGGTGAATTCCTGGCTCTGGCTGCCTCTCTGGAGCATTTAAGTCAGGTGACAGGCAATGCCAAAGCTCAGGTACTGGCTGATGCTTTGGATCAGGCAACGGCCAAGTTCCTGGATAACGACAAATCTCCAACCCGTAAACTGGGTCAGTTGGATAACCGTGGCAGCCACTTCTATCTGGCATTCTACTGGGCAGAAGCTCTGGCCGCACAAAGCAAAGACGCATCTTTAGCTGCACAATTTGCTCCACTGGCTAAAGCTTTAACCGAAAACGAAGCCAAAATTGTGCAGGAATTAAATTCTGTCCAGGGTAAAGCTGTAGATATCGGTGGTTACTACAAACCAGACGATGCATTAGCATCAAAAGCTATGCGCCCAAGCGATACCTTTAATCAGGCATTAGCTGCACTGTAA
- the clpS gene encoding ATP-dependent Clp protease adapter ClpS: MSGYKENNGTDHGVVEKTRQQVKPPSMYKVILHNDDYTPMDFVIDVLTRFFNMQYEKASEIMLQVHNEGMAVCGVFTAEVAETKVQQVSIYAKEHEHPLLCTMERA; the protein is encoded by the coding sequence ATGAGTGGTTATAAAGAAAATAATGGAACAGATCATGGAGTAGTGGAGAAAACCCGGCAACAGGTGAAACCTCCCTCTATGTATAAAGTCATACTTCACAACGATGACTACACCCCGATGGATTTTGTCATTGATGTGTTAACCCGGTTTTTTAATATGCAGTATGAAAAAGCCAGTGAAATTATGTTGCAGGTACACAATGAAGGAATGGCGGTGTGTGGCGTGTTCACAGCCGAGGTTGCGGAGACCAAAGTTCAGCAAGTGTCCATTTATGCGAAAGAGCACGAACATCCATTGTTATGCACTATGGAACGGGCTTAA
- the cspD gene encoding cold shock domain-containing protein CspD, giving the protein MATGKVKWFNNAKGFGFIREDGRDEDIFAHYSTINMDGYRTLKAGQDVVFDLSEGPKGLHAVNIALPEGHKPE; this is encoded by the coding sequence ATGGCTACCGGTAAAGTGAAATGGTTTAATAATGCCAAAGGATTTGGGTTTATTCGTGAAGATGGTCGTGACGAAGACATCTTCGCCCATTATTCAACCATTAACATGGATGGCTACCGTACGCTGAAGGCCGGCCAGGATGTGGTGTTTGACCTGTCTGAGGGCCCAAAAGGTTTACATGCAGTAAATATCGCACTGCCAGAAGGTCACAAACCTGAATAA
- the infA gene encoding translation initiation factor IF-1 — translation MAKEDVIEMQGTILDTLPNTMFKVELENGHVVIAHISGKMRKNYIRILTGDKVTVELTPYDLTKGRIVFRQR, via the coding sequence ATGGCGAAAGAAGACGTAATTGAAATGCAAGGGACTATCTTAGATACCCTGCCAAATACCATGTTTAAGGTCGAGTTAGAAAACGGCCACGTAGTTATTGCCCATATTTCAGGCAAAATGCGTAAAAACTACATTCGCATTCTGACAGGTGACAAAGTCACTGTTGAATTAACTCCTTACGATCTGACCAAAGGTCGCATCGTGTTCCGTCAACGTTAA
- a CDS encoding arginyltransferase, whose product MSGLKLGVSQQQQCNYLPDRQERLLFTLPEEPLDATFYQQLLTLNFRRSGEQIYTTYCEGCQQCQSVRIKATAFQSNSNQRRVWNKAKRSNWRYQLTEVRDNESGTEKYYALYQSYIDSKHADSSMSPTSPEQMAYLWQANWLKIQCLEQYIDDELVAVTVVDCTADAFSAVYTFYRTGHALAFGTLAILALIELAQTENISFVYLGYYIQHCQKMSYKAKFLPQQRFIAGEWLSFR is encoded by the coding sequence ATGTCTGGCTTAAAACTTGGCGTCAGTCAGCAACAGCAGTGCAATTACCTGCCCGACCGGCAGGAACGTTTGTTATTTACTCTGCCGGAAGAACCACTGGACGCTACCTTTTACCAGCAACTACTGACGCTGAATTTCAGACGCAGCGGTGAGCAAATTTATACCACCTATTGTGAAGGCTGCCAGCAATGTCAGTCGGTACGCATCAAAGCAACAGCATTTCAATCAAACAGCAATCAGCGCCGGGTTTGGAACAAAGCAAAACGCAGTAACTGGCGTTATCAGTTAACAGAGGTGCGTGATAATGAAAGCGGCACAGAAAAGTACTATGCCTTGTACCAGTCTTATATTGACAGCAAACATGCCGACAGTTCGATGTCCCCGACTAGTCCGGAGCAAATGGCTTATTTATGGCAAGCCAACTGGTTAAAAATACAATGTTTAGAACAATACATAGATGATGAATTGGTCGCTGTGACTGTGGTCGACTGCACAGCCGATGCTTTTTCTGCTGTTTATACTTTTTATCGGACTGGTCATGCTCTGGCTTTTGGTACTTTAGCAATTTTGGCGCTGATTGAGTTGGCTCAAACAGAAAACATCAGTTTTGTGTACCTGGGTTACTACATCCAACACTGTCAAAAAATGAGTTACAAGGCAAAATTTTTACCACAACAACGCTTTATAGCCGGAGAATGGCTCTCATTTCGCTAA
- the aat gene encoding leucyl/phenylalanyl-tRNA--protein transferase, with product MVIYLPELSDTSLEFPPVSQALTEPDGLLAMGGDLSPQRLLKAYQSGIFPWFSPGDPLLWWSPSQRAIFKPGVLKPNRSLRKLLHHSSFQISINKAFPQVIRACSAPRASQQGTWIVPDIQQAYITLHQQGHAHSIEVWSDGELVGGCYGVMVGQLFCGESMFNTLPNTAKIALAALQQHLSSFATGYIDCQMMNPFLQQLGAEPLSRRTYLTLLANHKALLCPADVWRVQDIQLEL from the coding sequence GTGGTGATTTATTTACCCGAGTTATCAGATACATCGCTTGAATTCCCTCCGGTCAGTCAGGCTCTGACTGAACCGGATGGTTTATTGGCGATGGGCGGTGATTTATCGCCACAACGTTTACTCAAAGCCTATCAAAGCGGTATCTTTCCCTGGTTTAGCCCTGGTGACCCACTGCTGTGGTGGAGCCCGTCTCAACGTGCCATTTTTAAACCCGGCGTATTAAAGCCCAACCGCTCTTTGCGAAAACTACTGCACCACTCCAGTTTTCAAATCAGTATCAATAAAGCTTTTCCGCAAGTGATCCGAGCCTGCAGTGCACCGCGTGCTTCGCAGCAAGGCACCTGGATAGTGCCGGATATTCAACAGGCCTATATTACTTTGCATCAGCAAGGCCATGCGCACAGCATTGAAGTCTGGTCTGATGGCGAACTGGTCGGTGGTTGTTATGGCGTGATGGTCGGCCAGCTGTTTTGTGGCGAGTCGATGTTTAATACGTTGCCCAATACGGCAAAAATAGCCCTTGCGGCCTTACAGCAGCATTTATCTTCCTTCGCGACAGGCTATATTGATTGTCAGATGATGAATCCTTTTTTACAGCAGTTAGGAGCAGAGCCTTTGTCACGCAGAACCTACCTGACCTTACTGGCGAATCATAAAGCCCTGCTCTGCCCCGCTGATGTCTGGCGTGTGCAGGACATTCAGTTGGAGCTTTAA
- the clpA gene encoding ATP-dependent Clp protease ATP-binding subunit ClpA, with translation MLNKDLELTLNLAFRFAREKRHEYMTVEHLLLALLDNPAAGDALKSCGANIDRLRLDLSHFIDSTTPLLPEGDADRDTQPTLGFQRVLQRAVFHVQSSGKSEVTGANVLVAIFSEQESQAVYLLKKIDISRLDIVNYISHGVIKTEKIEQQDEQQDENGDVQIEENKYLESFTANLNVLAKNGQIDPLVGRDMELERTIQVLCRRKKNNPLLVGEAGVGKTAIAEGLAYRIVNKQVPEVIANATIYSLDMGSLLAGTKYRGDFEKRLKSLLKEIENEKDAVLFIDEIHTVIGAGAASGGVMDASNLIKPLLSSGRLRCIGSTTYQEFKNIFEKDTALVRRFQKIDVVEPSVDDTTQILQGLKERYEAHHGVRYTQKALRAAAELSAKYINERHLPDKAIDVIDEAGASQRLLPVSKRKKVINVPEIEHIIAKMARIPEKSVSASDKDVLANLDRNLKMVVFGQDEPIEVLTSAIRLSRSGLGNEEKPIGNFLFAGPTGVGKTEVTKQLAKIMGVELLRFDMSEYMERHAVSRLIGAPPGYVGFDQGGLLTDAVSKHPYSVVLLDEIEKAHSDIYNILLQVMDHGTLTDNSGRKVDFRNVILVMTTNAGVQETVRKTIGFKQQDHSHDALAEINRTFSPEFRNRLDGIIWFKHLSRDIILQIVDKFVCDLQVQLDKKQVSMELSGAARQWLADKGYDQAMGARPMARVIQEQLKKPLANEILFGRLAHGGDVRIDLKGDELEFDYNEEEALV, from the coding sequence ATGTTGAACAAAGATCTTGAGTTAACCTTAAATCTGGCGTTTCGATTTGCGCGGGAAAAGCGTCATGAGTACATGACAGTTGAGCATTTATTATTAGCTTTATTGGATAACCCGGCAGCTGGTGATGCGCTGAAGTCTTGTGGTGCCAACATAGACCGCCTGCGGCTTGATCTGTCGCATTTTATCGACTCAACCACCCCTCTGTTGCCAGAAGGCGACGCAGACCGCGACACGCAGCCTACGCTCGGATTTCAGCGTGTTCTGCAAAGAGCTGTGTTCCATGTACAGTCTTCAGGTAAATCCGAAGTCACAGGCGCCAATGTATTAGTCGCTATTTTTAGTGAACAGGAATCACAGGCTGTTTATTTACTGAAAAAAATTGATATCAGTCGGTTGGATATCGTCAATTACATTTCTCATGGCGTGATCAAAACCGAAAAAATTGAGCAGCAGGACGAGCAGCAAGATGAAAACGGTGATGTACAAATTGAAGAAAACAAATACCTCGAAAGCTTCACAGCCAATCTGAATGTTCTGGCTAAAAATGGTCAGATTGACCCATTGGTTGGTCGCGATATGGAGCTGGAGCGCACTATTCAGGTGTTGTGCCGCCGTAAAAAAAATAACCCGTTATTGGTGGGCGAAGCAGGGGTGGGTAAAACCGCTATTGCCGAGGGTCTGGCTTATCGCATCGTCAATAAGCAAGTGCCTGAAGTCATTGCTAATGCCACTATTTATTCACTGGATATGGGCTCGTTACTGGCTGGTACCAAATACCGCGGTGATTTTGAGAAGCGCTTAAAATCGTTGCTGAAAGAAATCGAAAACGAAAAAGATGCAGTGCTGTTTATTGATGAAATTCATACCGTCATTGGCGCAGGTGCAGCGTCCGGTGGTGTGATGGATGCCTCGAACCTGATTAAACCGCTGTTATCCAGTGGTCGTCTGCGCTGCATCGGCTCTACCACTTATCAAGAATTTAAAAACATCTTTGAAAAAGATACGGCGCTGGTGCGTCGTTTCCAGAAAATTGATGTGGTTGAACCCAGTGTCGATGACACCACGCAAATTCTGCAGGGCTTAAAAGAGCGCTACGAAGCTCACCATGGTGTGCGTTATACCCAAAAGGCTTTACGTGCTGCAGCTGAGTTGTCGGCTAAATACATCAACGAGCGGCATTTACCGGATAAAGCCATAGACGTGATTGACGAAGCAGGAGCCAGTCAGCGTTTGTTGCCTGTATCCAAACGGAAGAAAGTCATTAATGTGCCTGAAATTGAGCATATTATTGCCAAAATGGCCCGTATCCCTGAAAAATCAGTGTCAGCTTCTGATAAAGATGTACTGGCGAACTTAGACCGTAACTTAAAAATGGTGGTCTTTGGCCAGGACGAGCCCATTGAAGTATTAACTTCGGCTATTCGATTATCCCGCTCAGGTCTTGGCAACGAAGAAAAACCTATTGGTAACTTCTTATTTGCAGGCCCAACAGGGGTAGGTAAAACCGAAGTCACCAAACAGCTGGCAAAAATTATGGGTGTTGAACTGCTGCGTTTTGATATGTCCGAGTATATGGAACGTCATGCGGTCAGTCGTTTAATTGGTGCGCCTCCGGGTTATGTTGGTTTTGATCAGGGTGGTTTGCTGACGGATGCGGTCTCTAAACATCCGTATTCTGTGGTGCTGTTAGATGAAATAGAAAAAGCGCACTCCGACATCTACAACATTCTGTTGCAGGTGATGGATCATGGCACTTTAACCGACAATAGCGGCCGTAAAGTCGATTTCCGTAATGTGATTTTGGTGATGACCACCAATGCTGGTGTGCAGGAGACTGTGCGTAAAACCATAGGCTTTAAACAACAGGATCACAGCCATGACGCGTTAGCCGAAATTAACCGGACCTTTAGTCCTGAGTTCAGAAACCGTCTGGATGGCATCATTTGGTTTAAACATTTATCCCGCGATATTATTCTGCAGATTGTCGATAAGTTTGTTTGCGACTTGCAGGTGCAACTGGATAAAAAACAAGTGTCGATGGAGCTAAGTGGCGCCGCCCGTCAATGGCTGGCCGACAAAGGTTACGATCAGGCTATGGGGGCCCGTCCTATGGCGCGGGTTATTCAGGAGCAACTGAAAAAACCTTTAGCCAACGAGATTTTGTTTGGACGACTGGCGCACGGCGGTGATGTGCGGATTGATCTGAAAGGCGATGAATTAGAATTTGACTACAACGAAGAAGAAGCTCTGGTCTAA
- the trxB gene encoding thioredoxin-disulfide reductase: MSTIKHSRLLILGSGPAGYTAAVYAARANLNPVLLTGMQAGGQLTTTTEVENWPGDPHGLTGPALMDRMKAHAETFNTEILFDHIHTVDFQQRPFILTGDNGQYSCDALIIATGASAKYLGLPSEQTYNGRGVSACATCDGFFYRNQKVAVVGGGNTAVEEALYLANIASEVHLVHRRDTFKAEKILVDRLMAKVASGNIILHTHRELEEILGDDMGVNGMRLKSTNGQPTEDVAVAGVFIAIGHKPNTDIFAGQLEMNGGYLKVQSGTEGNATQTSIEGVFAAGDVSDHIYRQAITSAGTGCMAALDAERYLDALAK, encoded by the coding sequence ATGTCCACTATTAAACACAGCCGTTTATTAATTTTAGGTTCTGGCCCAGCGGGCTACACTGCGGCTGTTTACGCTGCGCGCGCCAATTTAAACCCGGTGCTGCTGACTGGTATGCAGGCGGGCGGTCAATTAACCACAACGACAGAAGTAGAAAACTGGCCGGGTGACCCACATGGTTTAACTGGCCCAGCACTGATGGACCGTATGAAAGCTCATGCTGAAACCTTCAACACTGAAATTCTGTTTGATCATATTCACACTGTGGATTTCCAACAGCGCCCATTTATTCTGACGGGTGACAATGGCCAGTACAGCTGTGACGCATTGATTATTGCCACAGGCGCTTCAGCCAAGTACTTAGGCTTGCCGTCAGAACAAACCTACAACGGCCGTGGTGTGTCTGCCTGTGCCACTTGTGACGGTTTCTTCTACCGCAATCAAAAAGTTGCAGTAGTAGGTGGCGGTAATACAGCTGTCGAAGAAGCGCTGTATTTAGCCAATATCGCCTCAGAAGTGCATTTAGTGCACCGTCGCGATACTTTTAAGGCGGAAAAAATTCTGGTTGACCGTTTAATGGCGAAAGTGGCCTCTGGCAACATTATTCTGCACACCCACCGTGAGCTGGAAGAAATTCTGGGTGACGATATGGGCGTGAACGGCATGCGCTTAAAATCGACCAATGGCCAGCCGACTGAAGATGTAGCAGTAGCTGGTGTATTTATCGCTATTGGTCATAAACCAAATACCGATATTTTTGCGGGTCAGTTGGAAATGAACGGCGGTTACCTGAAAGTACAAAGTGGTACTGAAGGCAACGCCACTCAAACCAGTATTGAAGGTGTATTTGCCGCTGGCGACGTGTCGGATCATATCTACCGTCAGGCTATTACCTCAGCAGGCACAGGCTGTATGGCTGCTTTAGATGCTGAGCGTTATTTAGACGCTTTAGCAAAGTAA